The DNA sequence GCATGGACAGAGGTCAGATTCCAGAGCTTTCTCTGCCCAGCCAGGGTTCACCTGCCTCCTCCAGCAGGGCCTGACTGCCTTGTCAGGCGGTTGGAAAGCATTCATGCACTCACTGGtttggtgctagagagatggctcagcagttgggagcactTGCTCTGCAGGAGACCAGAGTTCACCTACATCAGGCAGTTGccagcacctgtaactccagctctagaggaccTGATGCACCTTtgtggcttccacaggcacctgcacacacatagcacacacatatacgtaaAAGTAAAAATCTTAAAAGGAGACTGGTCTGGCctggtatatatatattcctcagatcctggcacttgggagctAAAGCaagatgagttccaggccagtctgtgctacctagtgagttctaggtcaagcTGTATTCAAGAATGAGACTCTAAAATGGGCCCTGAGCACTGGGTGGAGAAACGTAATGGGAGGTAGACAAGGTCTCTTCCAAGCCCCCTTGACTGTGGTTACATATGAGATCTCAGGAATGAGGCTAGCCTGTGCCCCTTCCTGCCAGGGACATAGtgaaaaacagaagggaaagggaTGCTGTCTCTGGTGGGATGTGCCAGCTGTCCAGTGGAGGAGTGTCTCAGAGGTGGGCAGCAGACCAGTTGCTTTGTGGGATCAAGAGGACATGTCAAAGCAGAGCAGGACTTGGGCAGGTGGCGTGCAGCTCCCCTTGCATGCAAGTTCCATGTCTTCACATAATGACAACTAGTTTGGTAGTTTtggagatacacagagagactgcCTGTTCAAACTTAAGAGTTACTATtggggtgctggagatggagctcagtgaTTGTCTAGTGGGTGTGAGGCCGTGGGTGCAGTTCTGAGCACCACAAAGGCATGAGCTTGCTGCAGGCATGGAGCTGCTGTTGGAACATCGGTGATGGAGTGCATGTCTGGCTTCCTTTGTTCTTCAGGACGACCGCTCATTAATAAACCTGCATCTCATGCACACCAGTTACTTCCTTTTCGTGATGGTGATAACGATGTTCTGCTATGCAGTCATCAAAGGCAGACCCAGCAAACTGCGGCAGAGCAATCCTGAATTTTGCCCTGAGAAGGTGAGTAGTGGGTGGGTGTGGCTGGCTCTGCCACCAggcctttctcaaaaaaaaagtctcaactTCATGATAGCTGTTGTGAATAATATCTGATGGAGTTCATGTCCCTCGTGCCTCTTTACCCCCAGTCCTTCCTTCAACAAACGAGTCATGCAGCAGAGGACCTATCAGGGCCAACTAACTAGTGGCTAGGGATGTGGCTTGGTTAACAGTGCTTGTCTTGTAAGCATGAGGCCGTGGGATCAGTCTGCAGCACTTGGTAAACCACACATGGTAcgtgcctggaatcccagcacttgaccTCCcagggaggtcaaggcaggaggatcaggagtttaaagtcatcctccGCTTCATAGTGAGTTTGTCAGCCTAGGCTACCTCAAttcttgcctcaaaaaaccaaattcaaggtcagggatggtggcacacacctttaattctagttctcaggaggcagaggcaaaggaatcaattagttcaaagccagcaagagctatatagtgagaccctgtctctaaaatgaatgaatgaatgagtgaatgaataaaaggTTTGCTTTCCAAAGCATAGTGTAAGTGGTTTTGCAGGTTGGCAACTGCTATAGACTTAGGGTTTTGTTCATTCTTCTCCGAGGTGAGGTAGTTTCCTTAAAGTCTTATTAATTCCCTCAATCCCCAAAGGTACTAGATGCTGATAGCATGACCTCGCAGTATTGTTCTCGGTCCCAGTGGCTCCCTAGTTGACTCAGTTGTCTGCTTGCTCTCTTCTAGGTGGCTCTGGCTGATGCCTAATCCCACAGCTCCCCATTTTCTGAGAGACCAAGAACCATGATCATTGCCTGCTGAATCGCCCAGGGCCTGGCCACTCTGTGAATACACGATCTTGCAATGTTGGGTTATTCCAGCCAAAGACATTTCAAGTGCCTGTAACTgatttgtacatatttataaacattgaTCTGGAAATTGGTCCTGTGATGCACGTGCTTTGCCCTGGATGCACCTGAACTCGTCCCCCTCATTGAGGGGCAGGAGGGCATGGACATGGGGTTCTTCCACGGAGAGCCGGGGGCTGTGGGGACCTTGccagagctgagctgagcaggTCGTGTTCCAGCGCCCGTGGGGCCGAGGTTTGCTGTGGTTCTTGTTGCAGACTGGCGTGGTGAGTGTTGGAAGCTGTTTGCACCTTTGTCAGGACACTGCGTTTCAGAAGCCACTCTTCCCTCCGGTGGCTTCTACATGTCGGTGGCTGGCGTACCATATAGTAACAGCAGTGATTCTGTCTCAGTATGCTTGCAAGGAAACTttcctttaaagaggaaaaagtgaCAATTTACTACTGCCCTAGTTAGGACAGACATGCTTGTCTCTCTTAGGTAAAAGGTCAGGCCCCCAAGTCATTTCTGTAGTGAAGAGCAGAGTTCCTTCCGTGTCTACACTGGCAGCTAGGCACTGGGGTGCTCTGCTCCCGTTAGCTCCTGGGAGGGGCGCTCTCCTGGCTTGAGAAGTAGCTGTGTAGTGAAGGCACAGGgttgtgtgtgtgactgacttCACGCGGCAGAAGAGATGTTGCTCTAATGCTCAGAAACACggcttgctcttttttttttttttttagagaggagatacattttcttttaaaatttttttttttttttttgcatttatttttatatatcacaCATCTCCAGGAGACTGCCCATTATAGGTATGTAATGTGCAACTGACGCTGGGGAGATCTGAAGGAAGAAGGCATGAGGCACTCTCTGATGCTTGCTAGTCAAAACTGGAAGCATTTTCCTTAGGACAGGTGTGACCTTCTGGTTCCTCTGTCCCATTGCCCTCTCCGTATTCCATTTAGAAAAGTCATTCATGATCCCTTCCACCCGCTATTtgtattttcagtgtttttctaTCAGCGCCTTGCCTTAACAATCCCCATACAGTGTTCTCTCAAGCAGTGTTCCAGACTTGTTGGGTGTGAGGATGAATGCATGTAAGAGCAGccctttggaggctgaggcaggagaatctcaagttcaaggccagcctgggccacatactGATACCCTGTCTCTCAAAGGGAGAAAAATTACTTAGGTATGTCAGCACTTTTGTCCTGTAACTGTAGATCTGTCTCAATTGAAGTTAACTCACTATATTCTGAAACTTACTGGCCTAGAGAATTTTATCCCAGGCATTCTTAGATGGAAAAcaatacttttgttttttcttctaaattgaaGCTTGTTAAAATAATCACTGTAGTTATGTGGTACACTAGTATTTCTTAAAGCAGAGGTGAGTTGCTTATAAGGTGGGTAATATGTGAATTTAATCTAGTCTTCTCTGAGACTTTGAGACCCTTGGCTTGGCTGGTATACGTGTGTCATCCGGAGCACCAAGCTTCAGATTAAGCTGTTACTGAGTAATAAGACCCAGTAGAGTGAGACACGAGAAGAATCGTGTTCACTGGTCTGTCGGCCGCTGTGTTCCTCGTAGTCATCCTTGTGTTATTAACAGGCAGTGGCTGGGATCtgtagagggtgggaaggaggaacACCACAAGATCTAGGGAGAGGAAGTCCCCAAAATGCTTGGGACGTGACCCATCCTGAGGCCAGATACATACTTTAAAACTCAAATATTCACCATATCAGGTAGACAGATGGAGGATGGCTGGGGAAGGATGGCTGAAGTTTAGGGGACTGCAGACACATCTGGGCCTGGTCCTCAGCTGTTCCTTGCTGGTATACCTCAGAAGTGGAATGTCAGAGTGGGTTACTAGAGACCTCTGACCCCAGCAGCACTGGCTTGCCCTCAGATGTGGGGTGTAGTCACAAGGCAGTGACTTCCTGGGAAATGCTTGTTTCAGATCATATTgatctctttccttttgtctctcaCCGTATGGTATGACTTGAATCAGTTTTGATTCTATGTGTAAGTTCTCATCGTTTGGAACCTGGTATTTCTGTTGTGTTCTTGGCAGTGCATAGGAACCCAGCCTCCTGTGTTTTGACCCTCCTGCAGGCACTGTGGGACTCAAGGGCAGCAGATCCATCTCCCGTCCCTTGCTGCATGATGGTCACTAGCTGATCTGTGATGGCGTCCCTTCCCCCATTGATTTTCTGTGTTTgaagtatgtgcatatgtgctttACAGAATAAAACATCTGGATTTACTTGGTTGTCGTTTTAATTCCAGCCGGATTGGTGTTATTTAAACAAAAAGTAGGCAGGAAGCACTTCCAGGGCTTtgcagactgttttttttttttttttttaagtatcccCTGCCATGAGGATGAAGGGTGGCCAGTGTTTCCTACTGAGGTGACCTCAACAAACACAGGGTCTTTGTACAGAGTGTAAAACCTACTTTCTGTTGGAACCCTGCACTTGAGTGCTCTCTCTGTGCTCGGCACCATCTTCTTTGTTCACGCCCACCTCAAGAGAATACGCCTTGGTGAATCAACACATCATTTTATGAGATCTTGCTTTAGAACTGACTTGTGGGATATTGTGCTTTGAGTTCCCTCACattcagaaaagcaagactcatcAGAGATGTAAACCGTCACATTTGCAGtggtccagctcactgtgggcacaggacaggtgtggtggtgcttACCTTGTGGTGTTAGTACTGAGGGACAGTGAGGCAGGaagggccaggctgggctacccaattcttttttttcttttttggttttttcaagacagggtttctctgtgtagccctggctgtcctggcactcactttgtagaccaggctggccttgaactcagaaatccgcctgcctctNtggctgtcctggcactcactttgtagaccaggctggccttgaactcagaaatccgcctgcctctgcctcctgagtgctgggattaaaggcgtacaccaccacgcccggcaaatctttttttttttttcttctttattatttattttggagacatcTCACTATAAAGCCCCAGCTGGCTGGAGCTTtctaagtagatcaggctggcagcCAAAATGAAGATTGGGTCTCTCCTtgtcccctgagtgctgagattaaagctatGTGCTAACATGCCTCCCATGGGTGTATGGGTTCCTGGGTACTACTGCaataaatggaaggaaggacaacttgcagaaatcAGCGGCTCCCCTCTACCTAATGTGGGCCCTGGGGTAGGACTCAGGTCATTAGACTGGGGGTCTGGGCCTTTGTTGGTCATGTTGCGAGCCTGAGAacctattaaaaacaacacaacaaatcCCAAAAAGAAACACTTCATTTGTGAAAGCTGGACTTTTTGCCTCTGAAAACCAAATTTCTTGTGCTGTGTTGGTTGGTTGTAGATGAACAAACTCTAAAAACAGGTTGGTCACAGGCCTATAGTCCCAGTATTCAGAATGCTGAGGCGGGAGTATTGACTCCtaatgggaagaaaataaattaaaagcaaaaccaaaaacctgtcaAGGTACATTATACTCTTGgatgtttttctgtttgaattttgagacagggtttctctgtagtcctgctTATCCTGGAGCATGCTGggaactaggctggccttaactcagaATCTACCTGACTCtacctcaagtgctgggattaaaggcctttgACTAAGACCCTCAAAccacaaagaaaccaaaccaaacctgtAACTCCCTGCGCCCACCTCTATTTGTGATGGTTAGTAACACCATCTAATCACCATGGGAACAGGCCTCTGTGGGCTGGAGTCCCGACTGAATAGAGGAAAACTGAGGGTCTGCAGACGTTGACCAACTGCCTTGTCATTCTGCCACCACACCTCCTTTGCTTTGAAGGCCTGTGACCCCTCACATGCTGAGCTGCGTGTGGTAAAGCCTCACCTTCCTTGAGATGGTTTTCCAGGCATTTCATCAGAGCAGTGAGTAAAGTACTGAATACAAAACCGGAGCAAAGGGGAAGCTGACTAGAAATGCAAGCCAGAGCTTagtaaaaataagttttattgaTTACATAGAATTTTAACTATACTAACATATATTATAAACCTTTAAGAATTAGTATTAAATGACTGTATATATTTTCCCAAGAATAATCGAAGTCAGTCTGGTACCATGTTTGTTGAAAATTAGAAAGTCAAATTCTCCCTAGTCATTATACATCTATTGGGAGGGAACCAGGACGTTCTCTCCACGCTCACACCCCAGACCTGCACTTCATTATTCACAAACACCCCATCTTCTTTTCCAGCAGGCGTACCCCCTTTGTTATTCAGACCCCTCTCCAATGATCTGTCATGGACTAACTCTACCTTCTTATCCACCAATGCCGTCTCTGGTCCCCATTGGAACTAGAAAGGCAGACGCAGCAGTGAACAACTGTTCTGGACTCTGTATTTTgggttatttttcatttttgctggAAACCCTAATTGACAACAAAAATACCCAGATACCTGGGTAAATGTTTAACACAAGATGGAAAGTGGCACGTCGTGTGAGCAGGGcatttggcaggtcacagaacgagctgctgctgctgctgtgaggaACAAGCGTCCTCGGTCGTGCTCCAGCTGAGGAGCCGGGCGGTGTCATTCAAACTTCTCATCTCCTTCCTCCACGTCCTTCAGACTGAGCACTTCCAGAGAACCCTTGCCTTtcgtttccttttttattagctCATCAATTTCTCTGAAGCAGCCTGGGTCGATGAGGCACACCTGCAATGAGTAACACAGCTGGTTTCCAAGGGAAGATGGGCATCGGCACAGAATAAGCCCAGTTTGAATGCTCAGGGCAGATCTATGGCTGTGTTCTAGGTGCTGCTCACATGGTGGAGGCCAGGGcagcaggctggggctggggttctGTCTCGATGCTAAGCACCTACTGTTGGGACTTTGGGAAAGGCACTTATCCCGTGTtacggtttgtatatgctcagtctggggagtgacactattagaaggtgtccctgtgggcatgggctttaagaccctcatcctagctgcctggaagtcagtattcttttttttttttttttaaagatttatttattttatgtatatgagtacacactttagatgtacagatggttgtgagccttcatgtgattgttgggaattgaacttaggacctctgcttgctctggccaaccccacttgctccggccaaagatttatttattagtataagttcactgtagctgtcttcaaatgtaccagaagagggtaacagatctcattatgggtggttgtgagccaccatgtggttgctgggatttgaactcagtacctttggaagagcagtcggtgctcttacccactgaaccatgtcACCAGCCCccggaagtcagtattctgctagcagacttcagatgaagatgtagaactctctgctcctcctgcaccatgcctgcctggatgctgccatgctcccaccttgatgataatggactgaacctctgaacctgtaagccagactcaactaaatgttgttctttataagacttgcattggtcatggtgtctgttcacagcagtaaaaccctgactaagacacccttgAAGACTCACCTGGCCAGTGCTGCAGCTCATACTGAGAGTGAGCACTGCTTAGCATAAAGACCTTGGGttcagaggctgaagagatgctcagcactggatgctcttccagaggttctgagctcaattcccagcaactacaagtggctcacaaccatctgtaatgggatccgatgccctcttctggtgtgtctgaagacagccacagtgtactcatgtatgttaataaaagaaaagaaaaaagaccctgggttcaatccctagcacttcACTCCTTTCTAAGACATCCATATTCTCCCTCCcccgttgtgtgtgtgtgtgtgtgtgtagcaaacTATGGTCCTCTCCAGGATGAAATGTAGCATTAGACTTTTACAGGTCACCTCCAGTTGTGAAACAGCCCAGAGGCATACTGAGAAGCCATGGTAGGTTTTGAAAAGTTCAGGTGTTTCCAGTGTGGTCAAGCTGATTCTGTCTAGAGTAGTCAGCTCAGCATCAAATCTGTTCACTCTAATGCTTAAACCATGTTCTGGTAAAAAGAGCTGGTAACTGCTAGTCTCAAATTTACTATGGAGCTGAACTCatgattcacctgcctctgcctccggaatACTGAGATGACAGGGGTGCATATCTGGCTCCACTTTTATTATTAGCCCATAAGAGAAGATTCAGTGTAAAATATATcttattatttcaaagaaaatggatATGGCCAACACAATTCTGCTATGAATGCTTCGACAAAGAGGCAAATAAGAAAACCTTGTGAATGCTTAACTGCCCCATCCTCTTTACACATGGATACGTTAGCCTAGCCCACACCCTCTAAATACTGTTCCATGGTTGAAACAGGAACTGTCCTCAACAGGCTCACATGTTCCAAGTCTTATCCCTGGCTGGCGGTGCTATCCTGTCACACCTGGGAACTTGAGTGGCCGAGGTCTCCATGGAGGGAGAGGATTCTCAGGGACCTGTCTGTAAGCTACGCCTGCTCTCCAGTTTCCCTATCTGCTCTCCTTCCTGTCCTGTCCAAGGACATGAGGCAGTCACGGGCTGAACCCTCTCAGactgagccaaaaaaaaaaaaaaaaccaaaaaaaccaaaaccaaccccaTTACTTCCTTTCATCTGCTCTCTCAAGTGTTTGGGTCACAGCCACGCAAAAGTAATGAACACAGCACTTATGATCAGGAATGAGGCTATTTGGGTAGAAGGAAGCCAAGAATAATGTGTTAAGGTCATAATCACGGGCTCTTGGCTGTGCCACCTGCTCCCCGCCACCATCAGCTTACGATCTCCAGCTGCTGGCTGTAGTCTTCACTCTCCACCACCTTCATCAGAGGCTTCagcttctccttcagcttcttccctTCATTCACAGGCAGGATAAAGCGCAATCGCATGTGGGCCCGCTCtatcttcatcttctctttcagctgctttatCACTTCCAAAGCCTTTAAGACAGAACAAGGGGCGCTCGTTACTTAGTTTTTGTGCTGCACTAATATGTTAGACATGAACAAAGCAGTTGCCACATAGCTGCCTTATGGCAGCGGCTTCACGGCCAAGGTACCAGCAATCCTAGAAATACCTAAAAAATGAGCTAGTGTCTCATTttgtgaaatggaaaaaaaaataattctttgcttCGGCAGAAAGCACCATTAAAGGCTGGGACTCAGTTCAGTGGTGAAACACCTACCAAGCATGCACTAGGATCTGGGCTGTCCTCAGCTctctaaaagaaaatgtgtgcggTGGAAATTTTGTACATTTGCAAACGTGAACTTCTCTAGAACAgacaaaatgtttttttgttgGCCTCAAAGACTTCTAAGCCCACCATGTTTTACGCCATGAACCTTGAGGACCTGAGCCCATAGCTGAGTTCACAGTAATTCTAGAACAGTGGTGAGACCAGAGACATGTCCCTTGGGAAAATGGCCCAGTGCATCCCACCAGCCGTCCAGCAAGGCCCATCCCACTCTGCGGACACCCCTGCCCGAGAAGCTGTCATTGGGTAGAAAAGACTCAGTGGCTTCCCTGAAAGTCCAATAACTAGTTATTCGGAGTGCAGGGACGCCTAGTGATACACACTGAGGTCCTCACAGGCCTTTGCCTTGGCACCTCTGCCACTGACCCGCAGGGAGCGTCACTGGCACTGGATGTGGTGGAGACGCGGGGCTGAGCTTGTGGAATCTGAGGTTTATGGAGAGGGGAACAGTGCACAGGTGGTTGATGTGAGGTCATTAGTCCCTTGATGACTCTCCTGTGCTTGTTCCCTGTACAGAGAAGCCCCTGGTTGGGTTGTGGAATGGACCTGAGTAGTTCTGATGTTGCCCAGAGTTCTGTGTATGGAGGTTCTTCTCTGACGCCTTCCAGTTTTCCGCCAGGCCTTTTCTGGACGTACATGATCAGGTCTAAGTCAGGACACTGCCTGAGCTCAGGCTGTTAAGTTATATGGGCCATACTATACTTCGggggctgtcccggaactcactttgtagaccaggctggcctcgatctcagaaatccaactgcctctgcctccgccgtgctgggattaaaggcgttcgccaccatgccgggcttgTTATTTCTTTTGAGTATGCATGTTATATGAAACTGCaagagtgtgcatgcatgtatgtctgtacatgaCCCATATGCCCATGTCTTCTTCTATTACCCTCTTCCGTactttctcaagacagggtctctctctgaatttGGAGCTGCTCTGTAAACAGCAGTTCCCagaaagcctcctgcctctgcccccacaaCAATGGGGTTACAGGTGCAGAAGCAAGGGACCCAATTTGGATTCATAGCCAGGTCCTGGATATCCAAATTTAGGTCTGCGTTCCTGTGTAGCAAGTGCTCTCCTGTCCTGAGCCTTCTTCCCAGGCCTTTATTTTACAGAATTTGTCATGCAGCGCAGTTCAAGTTTGCCTCAAATTTGTTATGTGGTGAAGGATGCCGTTTTGCCTCCACATCCCTCAAGATGAAGGTACCAGTATTTCTAACTTGAAAAAGTTGTAAACTCTGTGAAAGTACTACAGAGCTGAATAAtctaaaaaacccaaacccaaacccccaaaaaccagtgacttttattttctgGGCCAGGGTGTCAGTCTCTCATGGAATCCAGGCCAGCAGATGGCTGGCCTGACAGGGCTGAGCTGTAGGAAATATGTTAATAAACACAAACAGCAAGGCAGTCTGGAAGTGTGTGCTTCTGACCCCAGCAccagagacagggaggcaggcGCATCAGGTACTTCCATGGCCTTAGGTCCTGAGGACGACAAGGAACCCTTACCTGTTGCTTTGTGCTCTTGTTGGGTTTCACGGAGTAGTGGATGTCCTTCATGGCTCTCTCGATGAGGATAACGGTGTAAGGTCTCTTTGTTTCTGGGTTCACACACTTGTCTGCCACAATGGTGGCAATATCCCTAAACATCTGCTCCAGCTGTGTGTGCCGTTCTTTATCTGACACTTGAACTTCTCCTTTAGTCAAAATCTAAAGATGGCAGAACATACAGAAAGCCCTCATCAGTTCTGGGTATCTCGCTCTACTGCATAGAGTTAGGTAGTGGGGAGGAAAGGAGCGGCATCCACTGCAGCTGCTCATGCAGAACCACGTGCTGCCTAAATCCAGCAGCAGCTTATAAGGAGTTCCGTGATCCCACTTACTGCGGGCTAGGGAGAAAGTCCATTTAGAGCAGCAGTCCTCAGCCTATGTATGGGTCATGACAcctttgggggttgcatatcagatatttacattatgattcctaacaagAACacaattacagttgtgaagtagcaacaacataattttatggttggggggtggatcaccacaacatgatgGACTGTGTTAAAGGGCGGCAACAATAGGAAGGTTGGTGATAGTGTGCACCTTGCATGCTAAAGGCCCTGTGTCCAATCCTCAGAACCCCCACGACAGaatcctccccgccccccagaaAAATCCCATAGGCAGATGTGGTGGCATACAATTCTAATCCCAGgtgttgggaggcagagcctagaagaTCTCTAAggttgaggctggcctggtctacatagcaaattccagactAACCAGAGCTACGTAGTCAgatctttctttaaataaaaaaaaaaaaaaaaaaaaaaaaaagaaaaaagagtctgGGGTTGAGGGTGGGAAGCACAATCAGGTAAAGGAGAGATTTCTAAAgtctgattgaaaaaaaaaatgcagaaggtggacatagtggcacactttgtctccaaaaacaaaagaacgaacaaacaaaaacaaatctaggAGTTTGTCATATTCCAGGATGGCTACCCTACTCTCTGGTAAGATGGAGAACCAGAGCCTGTGGGTGATGGCCACGCCTTTAAgcttagcactcgggaggcagaggcaggaggattgctgagtttgagaccagcctggtctacagagtgagttctaggaaaatcagggccacacagagaaaccctgtcttgaaaaaccatgaTGGAGAACCAGGCAGTCATGCATTTCCTAAGGATGGGCTAAAAGGTTCAATGTCAAGGCCTTAGAAAGGAAACTgcagccggatgtggtggcgcacacctttaacccagtacttgggaggcagaggcaggcagatttctgagttcgaggccagcctggtctacagagtgagttccaggac is a window from the Mus caroli chromosome 5, CAROLI_EIJ_v1.1, whole genome shotgun sequence genome containing:
- the Sbds gene encoding ribosome maturation protein SBDS, translating into MSIFTPTNQIRLTNVAVVRMKRGGKRFEIACYKNKVVGWRSGVEKDLDEVLQTHSVFVNVSKGQVAKKEDLISAFGTDDQTEICKQILTKGEVQVSDKERHTQLEQMFRDIATIVADKCVNPETKRPYTVILIERAMKDIHYSVKPNKSTKQQALEVIKQLKEKMKIERAHMRLRFILPVNEGKKLKEKLKPLMKVVESEDYSQQLEIVCLIDPGCFREIDELIKKETKGKGSLEVLSLKDVEEGDEKFE